The Thiorhodovibrio frisius genome segment ATGAAAAAATCAGGCTTTCCCTTAGGCATCGCCGACGCATGCGGCAAATACGTGTTCTGTTTAGGAGCTATAATGGAAGGGTTGACATCGATAAAGCGTGCTCGACGAAACCTCTGATCAGGGTTTCCCGAGGGTGGAATTCAGGGGACGACGCATTGCCTGATGCGCTTGGAATTGCTTTTTTAAAAGAACCATAAAAATGGCTTTGAGCTCATTGATAGCCAAGTGCCAAAGATGATCGCCAAAGGGTCAAGACCCGCGGGACAAGCCACCATGCAAGCCAAGTCACCCCTAGCGTCCCATGCCGCCTCGCCAAGCCATTCAGTGATCGCAAAGAGCAATGCGCGACGCGTTCTGATAGTGGACGATCATCCTCTTGTGCGCGCTGGTCTCTCGACGGTGATTAACCAGGAGCCGGATCTTTATGTTTGTGGAGAGGCGGGCACCGCCCACGATGCTCTGGACCTTGTTCGACACACGCAAGCGGACATTGTGATCGTGGACCTGACGCTTCCCGACGGCACTGGGCTGGACCTGGTCAAGCGATTGGCCAAGCTACCGGGGTGCCCGCGCCTGCTGGTCTGCTCTATCCACGAGGAAGCGCTATTCGCCGAGCGTGCGCTCGCCGCCGGGGCCAGCGGCTACATCCACAAGGCGGAGGCGACCACCTTGGTGGTGACAGCGATCCGGAAAGTCCTCTCTGGCAGCAGTTACTTGAGCGAAAACGTCACCCAGACCCTGCTGCACCAATTATCTGGCCGCCCAGCCAAAGACAGCAAAGGTTCCGTCGAGAATCTCACGCCACGCGAACTCCAAGTGTTCATGCTGATCGGGAAATGCCTGAGTGCCTCCAAGATCGGCGAACAGCTTCATTTGAGCGTCAAAACCATTGAAACCCATCGCGCGAAGATCAAACGCAAGCTCAACCTTGCAACCAGCGGTGAGCTGACACGCTACGCTGTGCAGTGGGTACTGGAACAACACTGAGACCTGACTGGGATTTCCTTGTACACTGGTCTGAGACACCCCGGTTATTTCAGGTCGATTCCAAAATGCATTCTGCTCCCAACAGCCCCAAAGACACTCCGACCGACGCCTCACCGACGCCCCTCTTGTCTGCCGCCGGCGCCACTTCAGCCACTGAGGCCCCGTCCCCGGCACCCGAAGACGCATCCCCGCCGCCCGCAAGCAAGCCAGCGCCCTTCCCCATCGTCGGCATCGGCGCATCGGCCGGTGGCCTGGCCGCCTTCGAGGCGTTCTTCTCGGCCATCCCGCGCGAGACCGCGACTGGCATGGCCTTTGTGCTGGTGCAGCATCTCGCGCCCGATCACAAAAGCATTCTGACCGATCTGGTCAAACGCTATACCCGCATGCAGGTGCAGGAAGTCACCGACGGCATGAGCGTCGAGCCCGACTGCGCCTATATCATCCCGCCCAAACTCGACATGGCGCTGTTCAAGGGCAAGCTGCACCTGCTGGAGCCATCCACCCCGCGCGGACTGCGCCTACCGATTGATTTCTTCTTCCGCTCCCTGGCCGACGACCAGCATGAGCACGCGATTTGCGTGGTGCTGTCCGGCACCGGCAGTGACGGCACCCTGGGGGCACGCGCCATCAAAGGCGCTGGCGGTCTGGTGATCGCCCAGAGCCCCGACACGGCCGCCTATGACGGCATGCCGCGCAGCATCATCGCCAACAGTCTGGCGGATCTGGTGCTGTCACCGGCGAAAATGCCTGAACGCTTGATGACCTACCTCGCGCAGGCCTTCGATCAGCCACCGGACAGGAAAACCTCGGCCATCAGGTCTGAGGATGCGCTGACCAAGATCTGCCTGCTGCTGCGCGATGCTACCCGTCACGACTTCTCCCAATACAAGCGAAGCACCCTGGTGCGCCGCATCGAACGGCGCATGGCCCTGCAACAGATCGAGCGGCAGTCGGATTATGTCCGCCACTTGCAACACGAGCCTAGGGAGATTCTGGCGCTTTTCCACGACTTGCTGATCGGCGTCACCAACTTCTTTCGTGATCCAGAGGCCTTCGCGGTGCTGGAGACCGAAGTCATCCCCAAGCTGTTCGCGCGCAAAGCCCAAGACAGCACAGTGCGCATCTGGGTGTGCGGCTGCTCCTCAGGCGAGGAGGCCTATTCCATTGCCATCCTTGCGTATGAGCACATGGAAGCCATGAACCTGAAACACGAGGTGCAAATCTTCGCCACCGATGTGGATGCACGCGCCATCGCCCAGGCGCGCGCGGGCAGCTTCCCGACCAATATCGCGGTCGACATCTCGCCCGAACGGCTAAAGCGATTTTTCACACTCGACCAGGAAAACCGCCTCTACCGTATTCAAAAAGTGATTCGAGATCTACTCGTGTTTTCTGAGCAGGATCTCATTCGCGACCCCCCATTCTCTCGCATCGATCTCATTAGCTGTCGCAATCTACTGATTTATCTGGATGGAAACCTGCAACGCCGGATCATCCCGCTGTTTCATTACGCCTTGAGTCCAAACGGGGTGCTCTTTCTTGGCAGTTCGGAAACCATCGGCGACAACATGATGATGTTCACCGCGCTGGATCGCAAATGGAAGATCTTCGCCCGGCTCGATCCCATCGGTGGCATGCCTGCACCAACGATTGGGGAACTCACACTCAAGCGGTATGAGGAACCGAAAATGGAGACTCTGACGTCGGGCGCGCAAGGAACCCTAGCAGCGGCCTCGGACCTGCACGCCCTGACCGTGCGCACTCTGCTAGAGCATTTCAATGCCGTTGGTGTTCTCATCAACGCGAAAGGCACGGTTTGCTATATTCACGGCCGCACCGGGCGATATCTGGAGCCGGCGGTCGGCAGCGCCAACATGGACATCTTCCAGATGGCGCGCGACGGACTGCGGCGACCGCTGACGGCAGCGCTGCAACGCGCCATCTCGCGCCAGGAAGTCATACAGGCACCGGATATCCGGGTCAAGACCAACGGGGACTTTGCGCGCGTCAATCTCGCCATCCGACCGATCAAACCCGTTGCGCGCGGCGGATCAGGGGACGACCCAGGCAGCTACTACTTGGTCGTCTTTGAGCCGGCACCAAATGCAAGCACCGATATTGCGGGCGCGAAACCAGCTCCCGATGGCGCAACGGGCGCAACCCCAAAGACAAAATCCAGCACCGACAGTGAAGACCCGCAACCGCCGCCCTCTTATGAGCAGGCAATCCGCCGCATTGCCGAGTTGGAGGACGAGCTACGGGCCAACGAGGACTACCTGCAAACAACCCGCGAGGAAATGGAGACCTCGAACGAAGAGCTGAAATCCACCAACGAGGAGATGCAATCGGTCAACGAGGAACTTCAGTCCACCAACGAGGAGCTGGAAACCTCTAAAGAAGAGCTACAGTCGGTCAACGAAGAACTGGCCACAGTCAACACTGAACTCCAAAACAAGGTGGCCGATCTCTCGCGCGCCAATGACGACATGAACAACCTGCTCGCGGGCACCGGGGTGGCCACGCTCTTTGTCGATGATCGCCGGTGCATCAGCCGCTTTACACCAGCGATGACGAAAATCATCAAGCTTATCCCTGGCGATACCGGCCGCCCGGTGGGCGATATCGTCTCGAACCTGATCGGCTACAGCAGCCTTGAGGAAGACATTGATTCAGTGTTGCAAACCCTGGTGCCCATCGAGAAATCCGTGCAGGCCCTGGATAACACCTGGTATCTGATGCGGATTGGCCCCTACCGCACCCTGACCAATGTCATTGAGGGCGCGGTCATGACCTTTGTCGACATCACCAGCCGCAAGCGCATGGAAGATGATCTGCACAACGCGCGCACCTTCGCCGAGGGCATCGTCGATGCCGTGCGCGAGCCCCTGGTGATTCTTGACGGCGACACCCTGCTGATCTCGGCCAACCGGGCGTTTTATCGGCATTTTCAGCTCACCGAGTCCGAAACCTTGGGCCACCCCCTGTTTGAGCTCGGCAATGGCCAATGGGACATCCCCGCCCTGCGCGAGCTGATCGAGAAGATTCAAGCTTCTGGTGCAAGCCTTGACGACTATCGCATTGCGCATGATTTCCCCCGGCTCGGCCACCGCGTCATGCAGATCAACGCCCGCCGCCTGTCGGCCATGAACGACCAGAAAGGGCACATCCTGCTCGCGTTCGAGGATCTGAACGCCGGGAGCCAGGCAAGCCAAACTGGCTCCCAAAGCGCCCACCAAGATACCCCCCAAATTACCCCCCAAAATACCCTAGGGAAACCCGACACCGCGCCAACGGCGGGAGGCCCGCTTGAGCCGAACAACAAATGACGCCCAGCACCCGGAAACACCGCTGGCGCCGACACCCGCCAGCGCCAACGCGCCCGCATCCAGCCTCGACCTGCGCGCGCGCGCCGAGGCCCGCCTGGTCGCGCGGGGCAAGCTGCCCTCCGAGCCCCTGACACGCGAAACCAGCCAGCAGCTCATCCACGAACTCAGCGTCCATCAGATCGAGCTGGAAATTCAAAACGAGGAACTGCGCCGCTCCCAGACGGAGCTAGAAGCCTCTCGCGCTCGTTATTTTGAGCTTTACGACCTCGCCCCCGTCGGCTATGTCGCCTTAAATGATGGCGGCCTCATCACTGAAGCCAACCTCGCCGCCGCCCGGCTCCTCGACCTACCCCGCCAGGCGCTGATCAACCGCCGCCTGTCGAACTGGATCAAACCGGACGACCAGGACATCTTCTATCTCTGCCGTCGACAACTCAACGCCAAGGCGCCCCAGCAGCAATGCGAACTGCGCCTTCAGCGTCCCGACGGCTCCAGCCTGTGGGCGGCACTGGCGCTGTCGCTGCAACCGGAGCGTGAGAGCGAAGCGCACTGCCTGGTCGTCCTGAACGATATCGACGTTCATAGACAGCTGGATGCCCTGCGCAGCCAAATCGAAGAGGACATGCTGCGCCGCAACGCCGAGCTCAACGAGCACGTGCAAACCCGCACCGCAGAGCTAGAGAAAACAACCTTCCATCTGCACCAAGCAGAGGAGCGTTTCCGTTACGCCATGGAGGCCTCGCGTGACGGCCTGTTTGACTGGCAACTAACCACAGATGAGGTGTACTTCAGCCCCGGCTATGCGCGGATGCTCGGCTATCAGCCCGGTGAGCTACCGCCAAACAAAAGCACTTGGCTGAACCTCCTGCCGCCGGAACAGCGTGAGTCGATGGAGGCATACGCCCAGCGCCAGTGCCTGTCGCCCAGCGGGACTATCACGCTGGAGCACCAATTACGCACCAAGACTGGAGATTATCGCTGGATTCTGGGCCGCGGGAAGGTCATGGAGCGCGCCTCCGATGGAACACCAATCCGGGTCGTTGGCACGCATGTCGACATCACCGAGATGCACGATATCCAGGCTACCCTGGAGGCCGAACGAGCGGATCTGGAAGCACAGGTTAACGCCCGTACCGCCGAGCTGCGCATGCAAACCGAGCGCCTGACCCTGGCCACCGAGGCTGGCGGCGTCGGTATCTGGACTTGGAATCCGGACACCAACGCCATCACCTGGGACGCCCAGGTTTGCAAACTCTACGGGCACAACAGCCAAGGCGCGGCGCTCTCGGTTGAGGACTGGAAGCGCAGGATGCGAGCGGAAGATATCCCACGCATCAGGGTAAAGGTCCGCCGGGTACTGAACGGCAAACTTCCGCTCTTGGCTGAGGTGTTCCGCATTCACGCCGACGACGGCCAGGAGCGTTATCTCGCGGCTCGCGGCCGCCTTATGCCGCTGGCAACCGCAGGTGAGCGATTATTGCTCGGCGCCATCTGGGATGTCACTGCAGAGCAGCGCAACACCGCCGCCTTGCGCGCGAGCGAAGCAAAAGCGCGCGCGGTCATTAACGCATCACCTGTACCGCTGGCCATCACCCAAAAGAGCGGCTGCGTCGATCACCTCAATCCCGCGTTCGTCGCGACCTTCGGCTACGCCCTTGACGAAATTCCCACCTGGAGCCACTGGTGGAATCGGGCTGCCCCCGAACCGGCCAAACGCGCGCGAATTCTGGCCAAGCTTCGCAAACGCACAGCAACCAGCGCGCAGTCGGGCAAACCCTGCAGCCCCTTCGAAATCACAGTTCGCTGCCAGGATGGCCGCGAGGCCACGGTGGTCATTCGGATCACAGCACTTGGCGACAATCAACGAATCCACACCCTCTACGACATTACCGAACTGTCCCAAGCCCGCGAAGCCGCCCAGCAGGCCGCGCGCGCCAAGTCGAACTTCCTCTCGCACATGAGCCATGAGATCCGTACACCGCTGAACGCGGCGCTGGGCATGACAGAAGTCCTGGAACGAACCCATCTCGATTCCGAGCAACTCCACTTGGTGCGCCAGGTGCGCATGGCCGGACGCTCGCTGCTGGAGATTCTGAACGACATCCTCGATATTTCGCGCATCGAGGCTGGAGCTATGCAGACCGAACAGCGTCCTTTCGCACTGTCCTCGGTGCTGGAACCGCTCGCAGCGCTGCTATCGAGTGCCGCTCGCCAGAAAAAGATCGGGCTTGCAATCAGCGCGCCACCCCCAGTCGAAAGCGCACTGCTGGGCGACGCGCGGCGACTGAAGCAGATCCTGATCAATCTCGTGGGCAATGCCATCAAGTTCACCAAGCACGGTGGGGTGCGGGTTGAGATCACGCTGCTTGAAGAGTCCACCAAAAAGGTCAGTCTGCGCTTCGAAGTGGTCGACACCGGCATCGGCATCCCACCTGAGATCCTGGAACATCTGTTCGAGCCCTTCGTCCAGGGTAGCGTTGGCGTGACGCGTCGTTTTGGTGGCACCGGACTTGGACTGGCGATCTGCAAATATCTGGTCGAGGCCATGGGCGGCTCTATTGGTGCGGAAAGCCTGCCGGGCATCGGCAGCCTGTTCTGGTTCGATCTCACCTTTGAGCGCACGAGCGAGAAGCCGGAGGTATTTGCGCCGACCGCACCCGTCTATACCGGCGAACCGCGTCTGGCTTCAGCGCGGGTGCTACTGGTGGACGACAGCGCCATGAATCAGGAGGTCGGCCAGCGCCTGCTCGCCCTGGAGGGGGCTAGCGTCACCCTGGCTACCGATGGCCGCAACGCATTGGAGTTGCTCTCTTCGGGCCCAGGCGACTTCGACCTGGTGCTGATGGATGTGCAAATGCCAGAAATGGACGGCCTCACCGCAACCCGACGCATCCGCAGCGAGCTTGGGCTGACCGAACTGCCCATCGTCGCCTTGACTGCGGGCGTGCTGCCGGCGCAGCAAGCCGCCGCGCGCCGAGCAGGAATGAACGCGGTCTTGATCAAACCGCTGGATACGGAGCAGATGGTTGCCACCCTGCGCCAATGCATGAGGCTCGAACCAACCCCTGGCCCCAGCTCTCCGCCCCCCTCGACCAAGGCTGCCGAACCATTACCCGCAATCCCCGGAATCGACCCTGTCCAAGCCATCCGGATCACCGGCGGAAACCCGGCTCTATTTGAGAAACTGCTATCACTCTTCGCCGACGAATGCCCGTCCATCTTGACGAACACCCGCGAAGCCCTAAAGATCGGCGACCGCGCGCTTGCAAGCCGCCTGATGCACAGCCTGCGCGGCAATGCGAGCATTCTCGGAGCGTCTGAAATCATGGATACCGCCAAAGTGTTGGAAGACGCTATCGAGGCGGAGGAGACCGACCTAGCGCGACCACTGGAGGAGCTGGCCAAACAAATGGCCCCGCTAATCGCGGCCAGCACAGCCGCGTATCCGGCCCAAACCGCCAGCGCAACACAGGCCAAAGCAGCCCCGCAAGAAGCGTCGGAAGCTCCAGACGCAAAACTCAAAACGCTACCCGCCCTGAAAGCCATCTTGCACGCCAATAACCTCGACGCCCTGGCCCATTTCGACCGACTGCGCCCGGAGCTAAACAAGATACTGGGCGAGACGCGCACCGAGGCGCTTGGGCGCGAGATCAGCAAACTGCGCTTCACCGAAGCACTGGCGCTGCTAGAGCCCGCCAACGCCGAACCGGAACAAGCCGGACCTCATAGCGCAGGCGCGTGAGGCGGTCGATTTCTTCGCCGCGCGCGCTTGCAGCGATCTGGCCAATTTGAGTTCCCACACGCAAGTTGGTGGATCGCTCCATTCCTTTATGCGCTTGTTTTTCTTATCGGCATGTATCGTGTTCTTCATCACATAAATATTTTGAGTTTCAGGGTATTTTCATCCCTTGTGGGTTTAGAATTGCCCCGGGTTCGCGTAAACTCAGCGCGACGCTTATTGTCGTTTGCGCCACTGTTTTTGTCTCGGCCCTATTCCCACCCTGAAGGGCGAAATTTCTCGCGGAGGGACTGATGACGGACACGAATATCCAGCCCGCCCAAATCGTCTCCCCGACAGATTCTCCGGTGTCCTCAAAACCGGACCATGGGGTTGGGGGGACGCTGCGGCAGCGGGCCGAGCAAATAGCTGGCGATACCTCAGCACAATCGTCGAACGCGATCGCTGAAATGTCACCAAAAGATATTCAGCGGACGCTTCATGAGGCTCGTGTAAAGCAGATTGAGCTAGAGCTTCAAGACAAAGAACTGCAACGCGCGAAGGCGCAAATTTCGACCATGCAGGCCCGTTGCCTCGTTTGCCAAAAGCGGGCACTACCCAGCGCCCTGTCGCACAGCGAGAAGCTTTTCCGCGCGATCTTCATGACCGCGCCGAGCTCCTTTTTGATCCACAACAAAGATAGCGGTGAGATGCTGGCAGCCAACCCGACCGCCTGCGTGCAGTATGGGTACGATTCGTTCGAGGCACTCAAGGCCAACCACGACAGGATGTGGACTAAGCCGCCTTACTCCCGAGAAGACTTGTTGA includes the following:
- a CDS encoding response regulator encodes the protein MDDHPLVRAGLSTVINQEPDLYVCGEAGTAHDALDLVRHTQADIVIVDLTLPDGTGLDLVKRLAKLPGCPRLLVCSIHEEALFAERALAAGASGYIHKAEATTLVVTAIRKVLSGSSYLSENVTQTLLHQLSGRPAKDSKGSVENLTPRELQVFMLIGKCLSASKIGEQLHLSVKTIETHRAKIKRKLNLATSGELTRYAVQWVLEQH
- a CDS encoding chemotaxis protein CheB, with protein sequence MHSAPNSPKDTPTDASPTPLLSAAGATSATEAPSPAPEDASPPPASKPAPFPIVGIGASAGGLAAFEAFFSAIPRETATGMAFVLVQHLAPDHKSILTDLVKRYTRMQVQEVTDGMSVEPDCAYIIPPKLDMALFKGKLHLLEPSTPRGLRLPIDFFFRSLADDQHEHAICVVLSGTGSDGTLGARAIKGAGGLVIAQSPDTAAYDGMPRSIIANSLADLVLSPAKMPERLMTYLAQAFDQPPDRKTSAIRSEDALTKICLLLRDATRHDFSQYKRSTLVRRIERRMALQQIERQSDYVRHLQHEPREILALFHDLLIGVTNFFRDPEAFAVLETEVIPKLFARKAQDSTVRIWVCGCSSGEEAYSIAILAYEHMEAMNLKHEVQIFATDVDARAIAQARAGSFPTNIAVDISPERLKRFFTLDQENRLYRIQKVIRDLLVFSEQDLIRDPPFSRIDLISCRNLLIYLDGNLQRRIIPLFHYALSPNGVLFLGSSETIGDNMMMFTALDRKWKIFARLDPIGGMPAPTIGELTLKRYEEPKMETLTSGAQGTLAAASDLHALTVRTLLEHFNAVGVLINAKGTVCYIHGRTGRYLEPAVGSANMDIFQMARDGLRRPLTAALQRAISRQEVIQAPDIRVKTNGDFARVNLAIRPIKPVARGGSGDDPGSYYLVVFEPAPNASTDIAGAKPAPDGATGATPKTKSSTDSEDPQPPPSYEQAIRRIAELEDELRANEDYLQTTREEMETSNEELKSTNEEMQSVNEELQSTNEELETSKEELQSVNEELATVNTELQNKVADLSRANDDMNNLLAGTGVATLFVDDRRCISRFTPAMTKIIKLIPGDTGRPVGDIVSNLIGYSSLEEDIDSVLQTLVPIEKSVQALDNTWYLMRIGPYRTLTNVIEGAVMTFVDITSRKRMEDDLHNARTFAEGIVDAVREPLVILDGDTLLISANRAFYRHFQLTESETLGHPLFELGNGQWDIPALRELIEKIQASGASLDDYRIAHDFPRLGHRVMQINARRLSAMNDQKGHILLAFEDLNAGSQASQTGSQSAHQDTPQITPQNTLGKPDTAPTAGGPLEPNNK
- a CDS encoding PAS domain-containing hybrid sensor histidine kinase/response regulator; the protein is MSRTTNDAQHPETPLAPTPASANAPASSLDLRARAEARLVARGKLPSEPLTRETSQQLIHELSVHQIELEIQNEELRRSQTELEASRARYFELYDLAPVGYVALNDGGLITEANLAAARLLDLPRQALINRRLSNWIKPDDQDIFYLCRRQLNAKAPQQQCELRLQRPDGSSLWAALALSLQPERESEAHCLVVLNDIDVHRQLDALRSQIEEDMLRRNAELNEHVQTRTAELEKTTFHLHQAEERFRYAMEASRDGLFDWQLTTDEVYFSPGYARMLGYQPGELPPNKSTWLNLLPPEQRESMEAYAQRQCLSPSGTITLEHQLRTKTGDYRWILGRGKVMERASDGTPIRVVGTHVDITEMHDIQATLEAERADLEAQVNARTAELRMQTERLTLATEAGGVGIWTWNPDTNAITWDAQVCKLYGHNSQGAALSVEDWKRRMRAEDIPRIRVKVRRVLNGKLPLLAEVFRIHADDGQERYLAARGRLMPLATAGERLLLGAIWDVTAEQRNTAALRASEAKARAVINASPVPLAITQKSGCVDHLNPAFVATFGYALDEIPTWSHWWNRAAPEPAKRARILAKLRKRTATSAQSGKPCSPFEITVRCQDGREATVVIRITALGDNQRIHTLYDITELSQAREAAQQAARAKSNFLSHMSHEIRTPLNAALGMTEVLERTHLDSEQLHLVRQVRMAGRSLLEILNDILDISRIEAGAMQTEQRPFALSSVLEPLAALLSSAARQKKIGLAISAPPPVESALLGDARRLKQILINLVGNAIKFTKHGGVRVEITLLEESTKKVSLRFEVVDTGIGIPPEILEHLFEPFVQGSVGVTRRFGGTGLGLAICKYLVEAMGGSIGAESLPGIGSLFWFDLTFERTSEKPEVFAPTAPVYTGEPRLASARVLLVDDSAMNQEVGQRLLALEGASVTLATDGRNALELLSSGPGDFDLVLMDVQMPEMDGLTATRRIRSELGLTELPIVALTAGVLPAQQAAARRAGMNAVLIKPLDTEQMVATLRQCMRLEPTPGPSSPPPSTKAAEPLPAIPGIDPVQAIRITGGNPALFEKLLSLFADECPSILTNTREALKIGDRALASRLMHSLRGNASILGASEIMDTAKVLEDAIEAEETDLARPLEELAKQMAPLIAASTAAYPAQTASATQAKAAPQEASEAPDAKLKTLPALKAILHANNLDALAHFDRLRPELNKILGETRTEALGREISKLRFTEALALLEPANAEPEQAGPHSAGA